A genomic window from Daphnia magna isolate NIES linkage group LG9, ASM2063170v1.1, whole genome shotgun sequence includes:
- the LOC116928402 gene encoding uncharacterized protein LOC116928402 — translation MFLSNHKRCDSTDLHSKVESSQLTDCDLPMDVHCHPPPAINGRSASSRSYSTPDSTGNLELSNLTMAELDFNDCHLTTHLSNCHSHTSDLGRDSESSQLTDMGLSIDINFDPPADSNGTSTSNRTYSTTDCIADSGLSNVTTSDSNTGRSTSLSKYIQSETVDLNRSLEFSQLTEDDLSMEIHFDPTLNGRSTSIGDYSMCDSIGDFQSSKLTENQSMDSIIPDLDNTCHKYVFENAFERGVYFILENYRSSGNVEAAILHLQTLNEPSLHYQMVHELLMQAVSDLGLSETRDNRLVKLLMTLVLRNLVTMEHIKKGCFLAFEELKGLAFPTGLLDLVRFGKKCQDANFLDERFTCNN, via the exons ATGTTTCTTTCCAATCATAAACGTTGTGATTCCACAGACCTACACAGCAAAGTTGAATCCTCACAACTAACC GATTGTGACCTGCCAATGGATGTTCACTGCCATCCACCACCAGCCATTAATGGTAGGTCCGCATCTAGTAGAAGTTATTCCACACCTGATTCTACTGGAAATTTGGAATTATCGAATTTGACT ATGGCAGAATTAGATTTCAATGATTGTCATTTGACAACTCATCTTAGCAATTGCCATTCACACACCAGTGACCTTGGTCGTGATAGTGAATCCTCACAACTAACC GATATGGGCCTGTCAATTGATATTAACTTCGATCCACCTGCGGATTCCAATGGTACTTCGACATCTAATAGAACTTATTCCACGACTGATTGTATTGCAGATTCGGGATTGTCAAATGTGACT acgTCAGATTCAAATACCGGTCGTTCGACATCTCTTTCGAAGTATATCCAATCCGAGACCGTAGACCTCAATCGTAGTTTGGAATTCTCACAACTTACC GAAGACGACCTGTCAATGGAAATCCACTTCGATCCAACTCTCAATGGTCGATCCACATCCATTGGGGACTACTCTATGTGTGATAGCATTGGAGATTTTCAATCCTCTAAATTGACT GAGAATCAATCGATGGATTCCATTATTCCTGATTTAGATAATACTTGTCATAAGTATGTATTCGAAAATGCTTTTGAAAGGGGAGTCTATTTCATTCTTGAAAACTACCGTTCCTCTGGAAATGTCGAAGCGGCAATTCTTCACTTACAAACACTAAATGAACCATCTCTTCATTACCAAATGGTTCATGAATTACTGATGCAGGCTGTCAGTGACCTAGGCCTAAGTGAAACACGAGATAACAGACTAGTTAAACTTTTGATGACACTTGTCCTTCGAAATCTTGTGACCATGGAGCACATTAAAAAg GGATGTTTTCTCGCATTTGAAGAACTCAAAGGTCTAGCGTTTCCAACTGGTCTATTGGATCTCGTTCGATTTGGCAAGAAATGTCAAGATGCAAATTTTCTGGACGAAAGATTTACTTGCAATAATTAA